A section of the Bacillus pumilus genome encodes:
- a CDS encoding spore coat protein: MSRNRMDDFFFGSRKGNHCKDETIVSPTRNIVKKTTSENTIRRIHPTHITNVNKHIKRIENFYPVTESYESECCVEEYDCGSDLKNPCCRRVNR, from the coding sequence ATGAGCCGCAACAGAATGGACGATTTTTTCTTTGGTTCTCGTAAAGGAAATCATTGTAAGGACGAAACAATTGTTTCACCAACACGTAATATCGTCAAAAAAACAACTAGTGAGAATACAATCAGACGAATTCATCCAACTCATATTACAAATGTAAATAAACACATCAAAAGGATTGAGAATTTTTATCCAGTGACAGAATCGTATGAGAGTGAGTGCTGTGTTGAAGAGTACGATTGTGGAAGTGACTTGAAAAATCCTTGTTGTCGTCGTGTGAATAGATAA